In the genome of Eschrichtius robustus isolate mEscRob2 chromosome 12, mEscRob2.pri, whole genome shotgun sequence, one region contains:
- the BHLHE40 gene encoding class E basic helix-loop-helix protein 40, producing MERIPSAQPPPACLPKAPGLEPGDLPGMDFAHMYQVYKSRRGIKRSEDSKETYKLPHRLIEKKRRDRINECIAQLKDLLPEHLKLTTLGHLEKAVVLELTLKHVKALTNLIDQQQQKIIALQSGLQAGDLSGRNVEAGQEMFCSGFQTCAREVLQYLAKHENTRDLKSSQLVTHLHRVVSELLQGGTARKPSDPATEAMDFKEKPSSLAKGSEGPGKNCVPVIQRTFAHSSGEQSGSDTDTDSGYGGESEKTELRVEQPYFKSDHGHRFTMGERIGAIKQESEEPPMKKSRMQLSDDEGHFTSSDLISSPFLGPHPHQPPFCLPFYLIPPSATAYLPMLEKCWYPTSVPVLYPGLNASAAALTSFMNPDKISAPLLMPQRLPSPLPAHPAIDSAALLQALKQIPPLNLETKD from the exons GATGGATTTTGCCCACATGTACCAAGTGTACAAGTCGCGGCGGGGAATAAAGCGGAGCGAGGATAGCAAG GAGACCTACAAACTGCCGCACCGGCTCATCGAGAAAAAGAGACGTGACCGGATTAACGAGTGCATCGCCCAGCTGAAGGATCTCCTCCCCGAACATCTCAAACTTACA ACTTTGGGTCACTTGGAAAAAGCGGTGGTTCTTGAACTTACCTTGAAGCATGTGAAAGCACTAACAAACCTAATTGATCAACAACAGCAGAAAATCATTGCCCTGCAGAGCGGTTTGCAAGCTG GTGATCTGTCGGGGAGAAATGTCGAAGCAGGTCAAGAGATGTTCTGCTCAGGTTTCCAGACATGTGCCCGGGAGGTGCTTCAGTACCTGGCCAAGCACGAGAACACCCGGGACCTGAAATCTTCCCAGCTCGTCACCCACCTCCACCGTGTGGTCTCCGAGCTCCTGCAGGGTGGTACCGCCAGGAAGCCGTCAGACCCAGCTACCGAAGCAATGGACTTCAAGGAGAAACCCAGCTCCCTGGCCAAAGGCTCTGAAGGCCCAGGGAAAAACTGTGTGCCAGTCATCCAGAGGACTTTCGCTCACTCGAGCGGCGAGCAGAGTGGCAGTGACACGGACACAGACAGCGGCTACGGAGGAGAATCGGAGAAGACTGAGCTGCGTGTCGAGCAGCCGTACTTCAAAAGTGATCATGGACACAGGTTCACCATGGGAGAAAGGATCGGTGCTATTAAGCAGGAATCCGAGGAACCCCCCATGAAAAAGAGCAGAATGCAGCTCTCAGATGATGAAGGCCATTTCACTAGCAGTGACCTGATCAGCTCCCCGTTCCTGGGCCCACACCCGCACCAGCCTCCCTTTTGCCTGCCCTTCTATCTGATCCCACCGTCAGCGACTGCCTACTTGCCCATGCTGGAGAAATGCTGGTATCCCACCTCTGTCCCAGTGTTATACCCAGGCCTCAACGCCTCTGCCGCAGCTCTCACCAGCTTCATGAACCCAGACAAGATCTCAGCCCCCTTGCTCATGCCCCAGAGACTCCCTTCTCCCTTGCCAGCCCATCCGGCCATCGACTCTGCCGCCCTGCTCCAAGCTCTGAAGCAGATCCCCCCTTTAAACTTAGAAACCAAAGACTAA